In the genome of Chelmon rostratus isolate fCheRos1 chromosome 12, fCheRos1.pri, whole genome shotgun sequence, the window TCCGGTGTTCTTGTCAATGTTTTCTAGACAGAGGCTGGCAAGCTGAGGCTCATCAAACAACCGTGCCTGAAAGGAAGAGTGCCACAGTTTAAAGAACGCGCTTCGCTTCACGGCCTAGTTAGACACTCACTTGATGACTGCTCTTAAAAGAATGACAATTCAATAAGTTGTCTATTGCAGATATGCACGATTACATCTATGCATAGATCTATGGATGGTAAGAGCGCTCCAAGTCAAATTCTTCTGCATTGGCTTCACATTTCAGATCCGGAAGCTCCGTCCACTATTCATACAGTCTATGGTGGCAGCGGTGTACCGGTGTGACAGCTATCACACCATGTATATTTACGTATCTGTGGTACTGAATTCTATATAAATAATACACTAATACTAGTGTTACTAAAAACATTTCAAGTGTATATAAAACTTCATGTTTGTCAGGACATAGCATTGTTTGAAGTTATTTAtagttacaaaaaaaacaaacccttcTGGTTTCATTTCTTTAAGGGTCATTGTAAATGATGATAACAATATTGACATTAATTGTGTAAAACCGTTTACTGTGATATTTTCTCAGACAGTTATTGTACTGTAAAAATCTCAGACTGTTCCAACACTATGGTAATGGTACTCAAACTGCTATAATATCAGCACcagcatcaaaatataaaaaatgttaCCCAACTCTGTATGTGGGTTTAGAGCTCCGATGCACATCACACTGGCAGCTTTTGCACACAATTATGCACATTACTACATGCATATTTAGATGATGCACAGATGCATATTCCGAGACAATCAGTCCTACACATTGAATTGCAAACAAGAACTGGTCAACATTCATAGTTGGGGTTAGCAGACCTGTGTGAGCAGCATGAAAGCATTGTCTGCTCTCAGGTTCTTCTTGAGGAACTCCACACAGTGAGCCTCCAGTGCCGGCACTGCATACTTCTTTGCTGTGTATAGTGTGGTCATCACCGTCTCAGGCCCGATCTGGACCTCGTCAGAGTAGAGAAACCTGCAGGAGGTCCACAAGTTATGCATCATCTCATGCCAATACCATTAATATGACATTTTATGTTGCATTGAtattacaaatgaaataaaataaaataaacacgcTCACTTTCAGGACATGCAAATCAACAGTTTAAATGACCTGCTCCTTCCCAGCCTCTCACACACGCTCCTTACTTTAACAGGGCCAGAAAAGCAGCTGGTTCCACATCAGGAAGCTCGATCTCCGTTGAGGTCGTCGCCATCCCACCGTTGAACATGGCATCAAACACTGCGCTCCCCACAGCCAGAACAAACCTGACCATGCCAACAGTGAGCAGCGAGAAAGAACAGCGGAGAGGTTAAGGCTTTGCTTTGCAGAGCCAGTAAGCTAATGTTTTGAATGCTCGTGTTGTAGTTAATCCTCTTAGCTTACCTGTGTGCAGGTATCCTCTGAACCCCGATTCCTTTGCCCACTAAAAAATGAACGTCACTGAGCACTTCGTTGTTGAAGAGGAAAGCAAACCTCTCCTTCACGGTGCTCTTCGTTGCCTGCCAGTTGTACACTGGCTCTCGGTACACCAGCACGGACGCAGCTGCGGGAGTGGCAGTCGGTGCTGCCGCCTGGGACGCGTTTGACGCTGCGGTGGTTGCCATGTTGGACGCCGGGGTAGCCATGGCTCCGGCTGCCGCAGCACCTGCCGCAGCGGACTGCTGCAGGGAGTTCTGCGCAGTCGGTTGAGCTCCGGTCGAAACACCGTTGCTCTCTCCTCCGCCAGGCCCCAGCTGCGGGTTGGGACGCCTCGCTGCTCCCTGGGCTCCCCCGGCCGCACCGACCGCTCCGCCGTTGGATGCTGGCATGGAGAAAACGCTGTTGCTGGGCTGGCTGTTTCCCAAAGGACCGGGGCCGGAGAAATTAAGGCAAGGAGGCCTGCCGCTGTTGTCTCCAGCAGCCATCTTGAACCTAGTGTAGGCGTAAACAACACACTTCATCGCGTTGGGTATTTGGAGTAGTTTCAGAGTCATAGCTGTATAAATCTGCCATCTGGCGTTGATAATTGGTACTACAAGGTGCTCTCCATCTGCACAGGTCCATTTTCCTCTCACAGTCTCTCTTTATTTAGTCTATAGCAAACACTCTGCTGGACGACTGTTTATGATTGATTAGAACTACAATGTCATTTTTTAGGATAATAGCTAATTAGTTCCTTTGGTattctttattttaaatatgTCCATTGACGTTTAAAAGTGGTCATGGTCAGTGGCAATTTAATTCTTGTTCTTAGGCTTCGTTCAACAATGTTCAtacaatgtgtaaaaaaaaataaatcacaaaagttaaaaagtacTGGCCTAATCATACAGACCTCTGTCACATAGCTTTCATCTTTAATGTCAACAATCAGTGTGTACAACTGCCCAGGCTACATTGGAGCCCAGGATCTTCTTGCTATTATGGGACAGTGTAAACTTCTGTGCACAAATAACTATCCAGTAGTACAGTCATCATCATTTCTGACTGTAAATGATTCCCAAATGAAAGTACTCTTTACTGGTGTTATTAAATTCCAGCATAAAATTTTCCTCATCCTTCCCATGAGAAGTATCTATTTGGAGGAAAATCTGAtaagaaatggaaaatattttgttACTGACATATCATATTTAACTCCACAAAACTGGCTTTAAATGATTACAGTTATTCTCTGCAAGGTAGAGATTAAAGGAAACAAGGTATTTTTATTATGAGATAAACCTCTTTATGGGTTCAGTCCAATCACCACACAAAACTCTTAACTGTAAAACCAATAGACAATACAAAGCATGTGCACCAGTATCAAATGGGTCCTTTTTTGCATAATTGAATGCCGCCTGTTCTattttgtttcatcatcattGCTTTAGCTGGCACCAAGAACAATGAgatcatgtcatgttttttctgaTAATTTGCTGATTATTGGGAGATGGGGGGAGTTTGCAGTCTCCAATTGAAGCATAGCTGATTCACATGGCTAATTCCAGTAGAATTAAACTGAATTACCTCCATGTCAACCATACATATATAAAGGATTCAGTATTCCACCATAATGTTATCCCTGCTCATGTAAAGCTTTGAAAGAGcatttagtatttattttttggaaaacaatgaatgaaattCCTCGCCGTCATCACTGAGTGCAACACAGCGGCCAGCGCGGCATTAATTCAGCCCCATCCCATTTCTGTCTCCTGCGCTCACCCCACCGCGAGCCCGCgagcccctctctctctctctctctatgccTGCTACTCATCAACCGTGACGTCAGAGCGGCGCGGCGCGGCGCGGGGGAGCTGTCCTCGCGCGGatagtgctgctgctgaaacaagATGGCTGTGCGCGCAGGAGGAGCAGCGGAGGAGAGCTGAGGcaatgcagaggaggaagaagaggggggCGAGGAATtcactcctgtgtgtgtcttgtcCTGCCAAAAGAGCGACAGCTccgcagagaaagagagcacgCGCTACTGAGATGATGCTGCTTTGTTTCCGGTACCAATCAGGGTAACGGTTTGGCGGTTTgagtacagtttttttttttttggtaaccAGGAGACAAACGGACTGACCAAACAAATCACGGAGCACTTTGTAGAGGACAGCCGGGGACGCTCACGCCGCTATCAGAGATGTCCCTGCTATGTGTGGGAGGTAAGAGAGGCTATAAAAGGGGTAATTAAAGCCCTCCGTGTATGATGTTGTTGAAGTATTACTTGCTCGCGGCTGAGCTGCACCAGTTGTGTGACAGAGCCTGCGGGCTATCAGCTCCGGAGAAAAGTCTGTGTAGCCCGAGCAGCAGAGGGTTTGTGCTGACCAGTCATTAAACAGCAGCTCCGCTCGTCTTCACGGAAACACAGCACGGTTGTAGTGGGGGATGCCGTCGGGGTGCTTTTAACGGCACTATTGCTGTATGACACGTTtgtttaatttactgtttgacCTCAAAGAAACACGCATTGTATGAATGAGTTACATGGcagcaaaaaagagagagacagttaCAGGCTAGCCCAGTCGTGACTGTTATCACAAATATTCATAGGCTCTGCGAGTTTCTATAAATGTCTACATGGTGGAGGAGAACCGCTGTTTCCTCCCTTGGCGAGTACTGTTGcggtttctctctgtgtttgtgtgtgtgtgtgtgtgtggaccactCTGTTCATTCATGTGTGGGCAGCCAAAGGAGGACGACGAGGAAAAGCCcctgccgctgccgctgccgcACCGCTTGCCGCCTCCGTCCTGCCGCTCTGCTGTAGTCGTGAGGGAATACTCGTAGTCGAGCGGTGCTCGTCACTTCTCAGCGTTTTCCCTGAAGCGATGCGTCACCTCCTCCTACCAGACTTCCTGAAAGCACCTGATGCTGACACTGTTGCCTCTCAGCGCGATGAATAAGCATCTGCTGCGACTGCTCAAAAAGTAACACCACTTCCAGCGTCACAGTATATAATCAGGGGAATACAGCCAAGGCTGAGGGAGAGGGGTCCCCTGAAAAACGCATTTTGTGGCCCTTTGTTGGCTAGATTGAGGTTGAATCAGTATAACTGCAAAACAACTTTCGCATAATTGGACTGGAGCAAACAGGAATGATGATTAGCAAGGTTTTGAAGGTCTTGCTTGTTTCTTAGCTGTAAAAGTCCACACAACTGTACCTGAGGCTGTCATTCAGAAATctgattagggctgcaactgattgttttaattattgattttttcTCAGGTGACAATGATCAGTTGTTGTTCTGTAAGATGtcaaaaaagtaaaacagtaaaacatcccAATTatagctgaaatgattagttatTTAATTGATGAGTTGATCCAAAgaaaattaaatggaaaattaaTGAACCAGTTTCAtaattgatttcttttgtaatgtaatttttcaaGGACAAATGTCAGTGAATcgaatatctttgggttttggactgtaggttgtacaaaacaacacatttgaagaTGCCACCTCGGTCTTTAGGATGTTGtgacatttgtttatttcaccattttctgacattttccagACTAATCAGTTCATagagaaaataatttgcagattaCTCAATAATTGTAATTATCATTGTTGCAGCACGATTTCAGTCACAAATGCCTAAAGGCTTAAAAGGCTTAAAATTGCTTGTgttgaccaacagtccaaaacccaaagatattagTTTTTAATCAGATAAGACAAGAAAACACCCCCTCACATTTGAGTAGATGATGATAAGGTAGcacattatttttctgctgatcAACCAATCGGCTGATCCTTTAAGATCTATCTGATCTAGTCAGTAAATGAATGTATAGAGGTATATTTGACCTCTAGACGTTTGCCGTAGATGGAATAATGGCAATGTTGGTACAAAAGGAAAGTTAAGGGCATTTCAAAGTCACCCTCTATAAGTCAGGCCCATTATGGATGCTACCCCATCTCATCCTGTCTTGCCAGGTCCACCCACTGGCTATGCCCGCACTGAGTCAGTCCCAGGTGCCATTAGGACCCTGAGCGTTATTCATTCATAAACACCGGCTGCGGCTGTCAGTGTCGTAGACTACGAGACTTGGCAGAGAGCCCTCTTTCTGTTCCTGTTACATCATTCATGCTTACCTGACTGAAGCTATTTCTGGCCTCCACAGTACTTTGTGCCTCTTGAATAGGCAGCGTTTCTTTGGAGCATCCGACAAAGCAGAATTGAGACACAGATACAGATTAACTCTGAaaaacttgtctttttttcctgcagataGCCCACGTACTTTCAAGtccagttttctctctgtcttgttttggACACTAAATCTGGCAGTGTAATGTCTCTGTCAGCAGTTGCGAGGACTGCTGCAGATCTGGGTGTGTATATGATCCTTCAGAATAAGGCGCTGTCTATCTGAATCATGTCTGCCCACATTTTGTCACTGGATGGCTGAACTCAGCCCTCCTGCTCCCTATTTTACATTCCTTGACAGTTCAAGTTGAAGGGTTTGCTTGATTCCCTGTCAAGCCTCTGTTTTCTTGGCAATAGGCTTAGTTCCCATAAGTCAGAGTCTGCTGTGTCAGAGGTACTTCCTGAATGAAGTATCTGCTCAAAAAAATGGGGTAGCACAAAATTTACTGTTAGGCCGTACAGATTATGCTGTGCATCCTCtgattaaagaataaaaaaaacaaacacactttgatttgTTATGTCCTTTCAAGTCATTTAATGAGATGGTGATAGATAGTTATGTTTTTGACCTCGTTTTTTGAATCTAGGCTACTCACCCATAACCCACATTTCAGCCGGTTGATCTAATGTTACAGCCTTTCACAGGCTTATTGTATATGAGTTATGGGCActtacatgtacagtatttgtgtgtgtgtgtttgtgtgtgtgtgtctatgtgtgtgtgttgggaggtCGTCCTCTGTGCTTAGATAATTGCAA includes:
- the LOC121614412 gene encoding BTB/POZ domain-containing protein 2, which codes for MKCVVYAYTRFKMAAGDNSGRPPCLNFSGPGPLGNSQPSNSVFSMPASNGGAVGAAGGAQGAARRPNPQLGPGGGESNGVSTGAQPTAQNSLQQSAAAGAAAAGAMATPASNMATTAASNASQAAAPTATPAAASVLVYREPVYNWQATKSTVKERFAFLFNNEVLSDVHFLVGKGIGVQRIPAHRFVLAVGSAVFDAMFNGGMATTSTEIELPDVEPAAFLALLKFLYSDEVQIGPETVMTTLYTAKKYAVPALEAHCVEFLKKNLRADNAFMLLTQARLFDEPQLASLCLENIDKNTGDALAAEGFTDIDLDTLVAVLERDTLGVREVRLFGAAVRWAEAEAHRQQLQPTPENKRKVLGKALTLIRFPLMTIEEFAAGPAQSSILTDREVVSLFLHFTVNPKPRVDFIDRPRCCLRGKECSITRFGQVESRWGYSGTSDRIRFSVNRRIFVVGFGLYGSIHGPTDYQVNIQIIHTDSNTVLGQNDTGFSCDGSANTFRVMFKEPVEILPNVNYTACATLKGPDSHYGTKGMRKVTHESSSTGTKTCFTFCYAAGNNNGTSVEDGQIPEVIFYT